A window of Solanum stenotomum isolate F172 chromosome 3, ASM1918654v1, whole genome shotgun sequence contains these coding sequences:
- the LOC125860786 gene encoding protein Dr1 homolog: MEPMDIVGKTKEDASLPKATMTKIIKEMLPPDVRVARDTQDLLIECCVEFINLISSESNEVCNREDKRTIAPEHVLKALEVLGFGEYTEEVYAAYEQHKLETVDTVRAGKWSNNVAEMTEEEALAAQQRMFAEARARMNGVVTVPPNQQDPETEQKLDC; the protein is encoded by the exons ATGGAACCAATGGATATCGTTGGAAAGACGAAGGAGGATGCTTCGCTTCCCAAAG CAACTATGACAAAGATTATTAAAGAAATGTTGCCCCCTGATGTTCGTGTTGCCCGAGATACGCAGGATCTTTTGATTGAATGTTGTGTAG AGTTCATCAATCTTATCTCATCAGAATCAAATGAAGTTTGTAATAGAGAAGATAAACGAACAATTGCACCAGAACATGTACTCAAGGCCTTAGAG GTTCTTGGCTTTGGGGAATATACTGAAGAAGTTTATGCTGCATATGAACAACACAAGTTGGAGACTGTG GACACTGTGAGAGCTGGGAAGTGGAGCAATAATGTAGCTGAAATGACTGAAGAAGAAGCATTAGCTGCACAACAAAGGATGTTTGCTGAAGCACGTGCGAGGATGAATGGAGTTGTTACAGTTCCCCCCAACCAGCAAGACCCGGAAACAGAGCAAAAATTGGACTGCTAA
- the LOC125860602 gene encoding kinesin-like protein KIN-8A isoform X2 translates to MPIFTRSQITDSQPQNDQRIRQRTDQEDTQMARNLRNPHHGLKEKMKALTLLYEQQKQGSAAIKNQSFKPEDSRLSSHPSVDLVSSGRRAEKEQKQSKPISHVMRENTMHSSTVTRTYVAPPPPSGLDDGKENVAVVAGGDRIVGFSYPKRVNASSTVARKLSLGGSTMPHTEPRATRRIVKENVQELDTISEKAASKGGGGDDGGSRILVFVRLRPISRKEREAGARCCVKIVDGRDVYLTEFATENDYLRLKRLRGRHFTFDASFPDTATQHDVYSTTTAELVEAVLQGRNGSVFCYGATGAGKTYTMLGTIENPGVMVLAIKDLFSKIRQRSFDGNHVVHLSYLEVYNETVRDLLSPGRPLVLREDKQGIVAAGLTQYRAYSTDEVMALLQQGNLNRTTEPTRCNETSSRSHAILQVVIEYHVKDSLNNIVNRVGKLSLIDLAGSERALATDQRTLRSLEGANINKSLLALSSCINALVEGKKHIPYRNSKLTQLLKDSLGGACNTVMIANISPSNLSFGETQNTLHWADRAKEIRTKAYDAHEEMQMPDSETDQAKLLLELQKENCELRMRLAHQQQKLITIQKENLAANSSPAPSIVSSILSPAPSSAQPNEKRKARPSFLAGNCFTPESKRKGADDTVRDLKKVVKGLEAEIERLKKDHVLQIKQKDDTIRELSRKSAKPAGGTQVGGVKRIVTRASLRPREPHDVHLKSPSHRFHSPAPTAKKRSFWDITTANSPSVVTLNGRKTRSHVNTETVAAPSMLLQPGFARQNVKH, encoded by the exons ATGCCAATTTTCACAAGATCTCAGATAACTGACTCGCAGCCGCAGAATGATCAAAGAATTAGACAAAGAACAGATCAAGAAGATACCCAAATGGCTCGAAATTTGAGGAATCCACACCATGGTTTGAAAGAGAAGATGAAAGCACTTACCCTTTTGTATGAACAGCAAAAGCAAGGCTCTGCGGCTATCAAGAATCAATCTTTCAAGCCTGAAGATTCAAGATTATCGAGTCACCCTAGTGTAGACCTTGTTAGTTCCGGGAGAAGAGCTGAGAAAGAGCAAAAACAATCAAAGCCAATTAGTCATGTGATGAGGGAGAATACTATGCATAGTTCAACTGTAACAAGAACTTATGTGGCTCCGCCGCCACCTTCAGGGTTGGATGATGGGAAGGAAAATGTCGCGGTGGTGGCAGGTGGTGACAGAATAGTAGGATTTTCATACCCAAAAAGGGTGAATGCGTCGAGTACTGTGGCAAGAAAGCTCTCATTGGGAGGCTCAACAATGCCACATACAGAACCTAGGGCAACTAGAAGGATAGTGAAAGAAAATGTACAAGAGTTAGATACCATTTCGGAGAAAGCAGCTAGCAAAGGTGGGGGTGGTGATGATGGTGGTAGTAGAATTCTTGTTTTTGTAAGGCTAAGGCCAATTTCAAGAAAGGAGAGAGAAGCTGGAGCCAGGTGTTGTGTGAAAATAGTGGATGGAAGAGATGTTTATCTGACTGAATTCGCCACTGAGAATGATTACCTTAGGCTGAAGAGGCTCAGGGGGCGCCATTTTACTTTTGATGCTTCCTTTCCTGATACTGCTACTCAGCATGATGTTTATTCCACAAC AACAGCAGAGCTTGTGGAAGCAGTTCTGCAGGGAAGAAATGGTTCTGTGTTTTGCTACGGTGCCACAGGTGCTGGAAAGACATACACAATGCTCGGTACAATTGAGAATCCTGGGGTAATGGTTTTAGCAATCAAGGATCTCTTTAGCAAGATACGGCAAAGGAGCTTTGATGGGAACCATGTTGTTCATCTTTCATATCTAGAGGTCTACAATGAAACCGTGAGAGATTTGCTGTCCCCGGGAAGGCCTTTAGTCCTAAGAGAAGATAAGCAG GGAATAGTGGCAGCAGGGCTTACACAGTACAGAGCTTACTCCACAGATGAA GTAATGGCATTGCTCCAACAAGGAAACCTAAACCGAACCACAGAGCCCACCCGCTGCAATGAAACGTCCTCACGCTCTCATGCTATTCTTCAG GTTGTGATTGAATACCATGTCAAAGATAGTTTAAATAACATTGTAAACCGAGTCGGAAAGCTTTCACTCATTGACCTTGCGGGTTCAGAAAGAGCTCTAGCTACTGATCAGAGAACCCTAAGATCACTTGAAGGTGCTAACATAAACAAGTCACTTCTCGCGCTGAGCAGCTGCATCAATGCTCTCGTTGAGGGAAAAAAGCACATTCCTTATCGGAATTCTAAGCTCACTCAACTACTCAAGGATTCACTGGGTGGTGCTTGTAACACCGTGATGATTGCGAATATTAGCCCAAGTAATCTTTCATTTGGAGAAACCCAAAACACACTACACTGGGCTGACCGAGCAAAAGAGATCCGAACAAAG GCTTATGATGCACATGAGGAAATGCAAATGCCTGATTCTGAAACAGATCAGGCCAAGTTATTGCTTGAGCTGCAAAAAGAGAACTGCGAATTGAGAATGCGTTTGGCTCATCAGCAGCAAAAGCTGATTACAATCCAGAAGGAAAATTTGGCTGCAAACTCTTCCCCTGCCCCATCAATAGTTTCCTCTATCTTATCACCAGCACCTTCTTCTGCTCAGCCAAATGAAAAACGAAAAGCAAGACCCTCTTTCTTGGCTGGAAATTGTTTTACCCCAGAATCCAAGAGAAAAGGTGCAGATGACACAGTTAGAGATCTAAAAAAGGTGGTTAAGGGATTGGAGGCAGAAATTGAGAGACTGAAAAAGGATCATGTATTGCAGATAAAGCAGAAAGATGATACGATCCGTGAGTTGTCACGAAAGAGTGCAAAACCAGCAGGAGGGACACAAGTGGGTGGTGTAAAAAGGATTGTTACAAGGGCAAGCTTGCGGCCAAGGGAACCACATGATGTTCATTTGAAGAGTCCAAGTCATCGGTTTCATTCTCCAGCTCCCACGGCAAAAAAACGCAGCTTCTGGGATATAACAACAGCTAACAGCCCATCAGTTGTCACTTTAAATGGAAGAAAGACCAGAAGCCATGTTAATACTGAAACAGTAGCAGCTCCATCCATGCTTCTCCAG CCAGGATTTGCTCGCCAGAATGTAAAGCACTAA
- the LOC125860602 gene encoding kinesin-like protein KIN-8A isoform X1, producing MPIFTRSQITDSQPQNDQRIRQRTDQEDTQMARNLRNPHHGLKEKMKALTLLYEQQKQGSAAIKNQSFKPEDSRLSSHPSVDLVSSGRRAEKEQKQSKPISHVMRENTMHSSTVTRTYVAPPPPSGLDDGKENVAVVAGGDRIVGFSYPKRVNASSTVARKLSLGGSTMPHTEPRATRRIVKENVQELDTISEKAASKGGGGDDGGSRILVFVRLRPISRKEREAGARCCVKIVDGRDVYLTEFATENDYLRLKRLRGRHFTFDASFPDTATQHDVYSTTTAELVEAVLQGRNGSVFCYGATGAGKTYTMLGTIENPGVMVLAIKDLFSKIRQRSFDGNHVVHLSYLEVYNETVRDLLSPGRPLVLREDKQGIVAAGLTQYRAYSTDEVMALLQQGNLNRTTEPTRCNETSSRSHAILQVVIEYHVKDSLNNIVNRVGKLSLIDLAGSERALATDQRTLRSLEGANINKSLLALSSCINALVEGKKHIPYRNSKLTQLLKDSLGGACNTVMIANISPSNLSFGETQNTLHWADRAKEIRTKAYDAHEEMQMPDSETDQAKLLLELQKENCELRMRLAHQQQKLITIQKENLAANSSPAPSIVSSILSPAPSSAQPNEKRKARPSFLAGNCFTPESKRKGADDTVRDLKKVVKGLEAEIERLKKDHVLQIKQKDDTIRELSRKSAKPAGGTQVGGVKRIVTRASLRPREPHDVHLKSPSHRFHSPAPTAKKRSFWDITTANSPSVVTLNGRKTRSHVNTETVAAPSMLLQLAYPCFWFVFMFGPHVFNCTTQPGFARQNVKH from the exons ATGCCAATTTTCACAAGATCTCAGATAACTGACTCGCAGCCGCAGAATGATCAAAGAATTAGACAAAGAACAGATCAAGAAGATACCCAAATGGCTCGAAATTTGAGGAATCCACACCATGGTTTGAAAGAGAAGATGAAAGCACTTACCCTTTTGTATGAACAGCAAAAGCAAGGCTCTGCGGCTATCAAGAATCAATCTTTCAAGCCTGAAGATTCAAGATTATCGAGTCACCCTAGTGTAGACCTTGTTAGTTCCGGGAGAAGAGCTGAGAAAGAGCAAAAACAATCAAAGCCAATTAGTCATGTGATGAGGGAGAATACTATGCATAGTTCAACTGTAACAAGAACTTATGTGGCTCCGCCGCCACCTTCAGGGTTGGATGATGGGAAGGAAAATGTCGCGGTGGTGGCAGGTGGTGACAGAATAGTAGGATTTTCATACCCAAAAAGGGTGAATGCGTCGAGTACTGTGGCAAGAAAGCTCTCATTGGGAGGCTCAACAATGCCACATACAGAACCTAGGGCAACTAGAAGGATAGTGAAAGAAAATGTACAAGAGTTAGATACCATTTCGGAGAAAGCAGCTAGCAAAGGTGGGGGTGGTGATGATGGTGGTAGTAGAATTCTTGTTTTTGTAAGGCTAAGGCCAATTTCAAGAAAGGAGAGAGAAGCTGGAGCCAGGTGTTGTGTGAAAATAGTGGATGGAAGAGATGTTTATCTGACTGAATTCGCCACTGAGAATGATTACCTTAGGCTGAAGAGGCTCAGGGGGCGCCATTTTACTTTTGATGCTTCCTTTCCTGATACTGCTACTCAGCATGATGTTTATTCCACAAC AACAGCAGAGCTTGTGGAAGCAGTTCTGCAGGGAAGAAATGGTTCTGTGTTTTGCTACGGTGCCACAGGTGCTGGAAAGACATACACAATGCTCGGTACAATTGAGAATCCTGGGGTAATGGTTTTAGCAATCAAGGATCTCTTTAGCAAGATACGGCAAAGGAGCTTTGATGGGAACCATGTTGTTCATCTTTCATATCTAGAGGTCTACAATGAAACCGTGAGAGATTTGCTGTCCCCGGGAAGGCCTTTAGTCCTAAGAGAAGATAAGCAG GGAATAGTGGCAGCAGGGCTTACACAGTACAGAGCTTACTCCACAGATGAA GTAATGGCATTGCTCCAACAAGGAAACCTAAACCGAACCACAGAGCCCACCCGCTGCAATGAAACGTCCTCACGCTCTCATGCTATTCTTCAG GTTGTGATTGAATACCATGTCAAAGATAGTTTAAATAACATTGTAAACCGAGTCGGAAAGCTTTCACTCATTGACCTTGCGGGTTCAGAAAGAGCTCTAGCTACTGATCAGAGAACCCTAAGATCACTTGAAGGTGCTAACATAAACAAGTCACTTCTCGCGCTGAGCAGCTGCATCAATGCTCTCGTTGAGGGAAAAAAGCACATTCCTTATCGGAATTCTAAGCTCACTCAACTACTCAAGGATTCACTGGGTGGTGCTTGTAACACCGTGATGATTGCGAATATTAGCCCAAGTAATCTTTCATTTGGAGAAACCCAAAACACACTACACTGGGCTGACCGAGCAAAAGAGATCCGAACAAAG GCTTATGATGCACATGAGGAAATGCAAATGCCTGATTCTGAAACAGATCAGGCCAAGTTATTGCTTGAGCTGCAAAAAGAGAACTGCGAATTGAGAATGCGTTTGGCTCATCAGCAGCAAAAGCTGATTACAATCCAGAAGGAAAATTTGGCTGCAAACTCTTCCCCTGCCCCATCAATAGTTTCCTCTATCTTATCACCAGCACCTTCTTCTGCTCAGCCAAATGAAAAACGAAAAGCAAGACCCTCTTTCTTGGCTGGAAATTGTTTTACCCCAGAATCCAAGAGAAAAGGTGCAGATGACACAGTTAGAGATCTAAAAAAGGTGGTTAAGGGATTGGAGGCAGAAATTGAGAGACTGAAAAAGGATCATGTATTGCAGATAAAGCAGAAAGATGATACGATCCGTGAGTTGTCACGAAAGAGTGCAAAACCAGCAGGAGGGACACAAGTGGGTGGTGTAAAAAGGATTGTTACAAGGGCAAGCTTGCGGCCAAGGGAACCACATGATGTTCATTTGAAGAGTCCAAGTCATCGGTTTCATTCTCCAGCTCCCACGGCAAAAAAACGCAGCTTCTGGGATATAACAACAGCTAACAGCCCATCAGTTGTCACTTTAAATGGAAGAAAGACCAGAAGCCATGTTAATACTGAAACAGTAGCAGCTCCATCCATGCTTCTCCAG CTTGCATATCCATGTTTCTGGTTTGTGTTCATGTTTGGGCCGCATGTATTCAATTGCACCACTCAGCCAGGATTTGCTCGCCAGAATGTAAAGCACTAA
- the LOC125860785 gene encoding protein MIZU-KUSSEI 1, whose protein sequence is MKTIMAKSFQDLSSKRQFHWTAKVSNEEQEQEQEEVTSKDSSPNRNEGGKTENIKVHSFKNPQVSNTKSSTLNTIHENKAEDKQESSSATRRKLQTIAVARLKSVLTAFGRNRSNFQQGLGTRVVGTLFGHRRGHVHFAFQKDSTSQPAFLVELATPISGLVREMASGLVRIALECDKEEEKKVSRLIDEPVWRTYCNGKKCGFATRREIGAKELQILKAVEPISMGAGVLPGNGEEESADSGEIMYMRAKFERVIGSRDSEAFYMMNPDSNGAPELSIYLLRV, encoded by the coding sequence ATGAAGACAATCATGGCAAAGAGTTTCCAAGACTTGTCCTCTAAGAGGCAGTTCCACTGGACAGCTAAAGTCAGCAatgaagaacaagaacaagaacaagaagaagtaACATCAAAAGATTCATCTCCAAACAGAAATGAAGGAGGGAAAACAGAGAATATAAAGGTACATTCTTTCAAGAATCCTCAAGTTTCAAACACCAAGTCATCAACTTTAAACACCATCCATGAAAACAAGGCTGAGGACAAGCAAGAATCTTCTTCAGCAACTAGGAGGAAGCTGCAGACAATAGCAGTAGCCCGGCTAAAATCTGTCCTAACAGCTTTCGGGCGAAACAGGTCTAACTTCCAACAAGGCCTTGGAACCAGAGTTGTAGGCACTCTTTTTGGGCACAGGCGTGGACATGTACATTTTGCATTTCAAAAAGATTCCACCTCCCAGCCAGCCTTCTTAGTTGAACTAGCCACACCTATAAGTGGTTTAGTCCGAGAAATGGCGTCTGGATTGGTCCGAATCGCGTTGGAATGCGATAAGGAGGAAGAGAAAAAAGTGTCTAGACTCATAGATGAGCCTGTGTGGAGGACTTACTGCAATGGTAAAAAATGTGGCTTTGCAACAAGAAGAGAAATTGGGGCAAAAGAACTGCAGATTCTTAAAGCTGTGGAGCCAATATCAATGGGTGCTGGTGTTTTGCCAGGGAATGGTGAAGAAGAAAGTGCTGATTCTGGTGAGATTATGTATATGAGGGCTAAATTTGAGAGAGTTATTGGATCTAGAGATTCAGAGGCATTCTACATGATGAATCCTGATAGTAATGGAGCTCCTGAACTTAGCATTTATTTgcttagagtttaa